The Camarhynchus parvulus chromosome 22, STF_HiC, whole genome shotgun sequence genome includes the window CCCGGGGTCACCGGCGCCGCTCCCCCGGCAGGAGTGTCCCAGCGGGCTCGTGGATGAGGAGACCTTCACGCTCATCTACTCGCGCTTCTTCCCGCACGGCGGTGAGTCGGGGGTCCCCGCAGCCCGGGGGGCTGGGGCAGTACCGGGAGCGGTACCGGGAGCGGTGCCGGGAGTCACGGTCCGGTCCCGCAGACGCCAGCTCCTACGCGCACTTCTTGTTCGACGCCTTCGACGCCGACCGCAACGGGGCTCTGTgcttccaggtgggaattccgGGGGGAACGGCCGTGCCAGCACCGTGATTCatcacatcctcctcctcctcctcctcctcctcctctcccctcccggCTGTGGCCGGGTAAAAATACCGGGATCAATAGGGCTGAAATCCCCGGGGCGGCCCGGGATCGATGGGGCGGCGGCTGAAGGGGGGTGAGGGTGGgtgagggggggggggggggtgagggtccctcccgccgccccccgcgcaGGATTTCGCCCTGGGGCTCTCGGTGCTGCTGCGGGGCACGGAGCAGCAGAAGCTCAAGTGGACGTTCGACCTCTACGACGTGAACAAGGACGGCTACGTCAGCAAGGAGGTGACacggggggacagcgggggtgGCGGGGTGGGGACAGGCGGGCGGGGGCTGCCAGcgccctgtgtcccccccaggaCATGCTGGAGATCATGAAGTCCATCTATGCCATGATGGGCCAGCCCGCCCCGGGGCAGAGCGCGCCCGCCCAGCACGTGGAGCTCTTCTTCCAGGTGagaatgtccccaaggtgtccccaaggtgtccccagggtgtccccagggccacgcccgggccgccccgccccgctgAGCCCCGGCCGCTCCCTTGCAGAAGATGGACAGGAACGGGGACGGCGTGGTGACCTTCGAGGAGTTCCTGGCCACCTGCCAGGAGGTGAGGGgcttggggggctctgggggcgccatcctcatcctcctcatcctcctcatcctccttctgTCCCGGAATGACGCGCTGGGGGCATCAGGGGAGAGGGGCACATGGCGGGAGTgggacaggagagcagggacGGGAGGAGAGGCgcggggtttggggctgggatgggaaatggggatgctggggacaggaggggacaggagggagatGGCAAAGGGCGACAAGAGGAGGGGAACACAGGgtctctgctctctcctgccCAGGACAAGGACATCATGAGCTCCATGCAGATCTTCCACAGCGTGCTCTAGACCCTGCTCCCCCCGgagcttttctgctgtttcagacGAACCAGAGGCAGGCGAAGTCCAGCATGCGGCTCCCAGAGACGGgacaggacaaggacaaggacaaggacgACGTTGCCGCCAGAGCCCCCGGGCACGGCACTGCCACCCCAGACTGACCCATTTTggggggctgagccccctcGACACGAATCCCCCCCGAcggtgcagggacagcacaaaCCCGACcccagggacatggggacccTCGAGATGGGACCCCGGGTGTGGGGGTGTGTCCACATGGCAGCCGTGAGATGGAGCCCCCAAACAGCGACCCAAAGCACggcccctgctcccccagcagcgTGGGGAGGGGGATTTTATAAATAAACCAAATGGGGACGATTTGGGGGTGAAATGGAGTCAACGGGGACGGGAGGGACGCGCAGTGTCCCGGTCCCTGTCCTGCTTTCGGGCCCTGCCCGTGGCCCGGTCCCGTCTCcaattcccagtcccattcccagtccctgtcctgctcccagtcctgttccagtgcctctcccagtccctgtccttgtccagCTACCAGTCCCAACTCCCGctcccatttccattcccagtcccagtcccagtcctgTTCCCTCTCCTATTCCCGTTCCCACTCCCACTCCCGTCCCCATTCCCGTCCCCGTTCCCGTCCCCGTCCCCGTTCCCTCTCCCATTCCCGGTCCCGCGGcccctcccctcagccctcTCCTCTCATTGGCTCTCATTGAACTCTTGGCCCCGCCCCCATGCGCTCCCATTGGGCAGTCCGAAGGGGCGTGGCCTCGGCCGTCTTCAGAGGGCGGGGGCGGCACGTGACGTGACACGTGACGGGGCGGGGCCCGCAGCACCCCCTGGCGGAGCGGGGCAGGAGCGGCGCGTGAGGCCCCGGGAACGGGGGGTCCCTGAAAACGGGGGAGTGGCCGGGATCGGGGGGATCCCCGGGATCCGGGCTCTGTGGGAATGGGGGGGATATCCCCAAGATCAGGGGCATTCCCGGGATCGGGGGAGtctctgggaatggggggatCCCTGGGATCGGGGGCACTCCCGGGACCGAGGCTCTGTGGGATAAATGTTGGGGATCCCCGGGATCGGGGCTGTGCGGAACTCGGGACTGGGGGCATTGTGGGGTCGGTGCAGAATCCCTTGGGGTCGGACTGAGTGGGTGAGAAACGGGGGGGATCCCCGGACTCCGGGTTTGGGCAGGACCGGGGGGACCCCTGGACTGAGGGAATCGGGGCTGGGGGGACCGGCAGCGCATCCCCGGGACTGcggggggttctgggggtcccCGGGGAGGGGGATTCACGCCGGGCCCGGTGCCGCAGGGGATGCGCGGGGCGCTGCGCCTGGTGCGGTTCCGGGGGGCCGCGGGCGGGGGGCCCCGGCTCGGCCTGGAGGAGGCGCCCGGGGGGGACCTGGTGGATCTGAGCGCGGCCGAGCCGGAGCTGCCCCGGTCCATGCGGGAATTCCTGGAGATCGGCCCCCGCGGGCTGGAGCTCGCCCAGAGGTGCGTGAGGCCAACGGGGACCCCCAGCGGTGCGGGAGCCCCCAAAAGGAGAGGGAGCCCCAAAACGGGGGTGTCCTCATGGATCCCCCCAGGAGGGACCACCCAAATCTGCCTGCTGCTCCGGATGACCCCACAGTGGGCCACCCCAACAGCCGGCCCCCCAAAGGGGTGGGAATTCCAAACCATGGGTGACCCCCATGATGTGTGACCTCCAAGAGAGCCGGACCCCAACGCGGGGCCCGAAGCAGAGTCCCTAAAACACCGCTGACCCTCCTGGAGAGCCCCAGGAGCGCGTCCCCGATCGGGGGGTGCCCCAAGCGCCCCCCGTGcgccgtgtccccgcagggCGCTGCGCTCGGGGCAGCACCGCGTGCCCCGGGGGGCTGCGCGGCTGCTGGCGCCCGTGGGGGACCCGCAGAAGGTGATCTGCGTGGGGCTCAACTACCACGACCACTGCCGCGAGCAGGCGGCCAAGGTCCCCAGGGAGCCCCTCATCTTCAGCAAGTTCCCCAGCGCCATCGCCGGGCCCTTCGATGACATCGTGCACCCGCAGGACACCAGCGTGGGTAGCCGGGgtgccccggtgtccccccgtGGGACAGCCCCCGGCGCGgcgctcccagcccctctgtccccgcAGGAGCTCGACTGGGAGGTGGAGCTGGCTGCCGTCATCGGGAAGAGGGGGCGGCACATCGAGGTACCCCCGCCCTCCCCGCCTCGGGGCTCCCCAGGAGTGTCCCCTCTCGGTGTCCCCGCCTCGGGGCCCCCCCGGCCCTGTCCCCGTgactgtccccgctgtccccaggagtCGGTGGCCCTGGAGCACGTGCTGGGTTTCACGGTGGCCAACGACGTGAGCGCCCGGGACTGGCAGAGGCGCAACGGGCGGCAGTGGCTGCTGAGCAAAACCTTCGACACCTTCTGTCCCCTGGGGCCGGCCATTGTCACCAGGGAGGCGGTGCCAGGTGCGACAGGGACACCGGGACCGTGACCCTTTCTCAGCCAGCGCAGCCCCGTGTTTCCTCCCACGGTGGGGGCAcggtggccctgtccccatgtcccccgtgtcccctgcaGATGTGCACAACCTCTGGATCCGCTGCAGCGTCAACGGGCAGCGCATGCAGGACAGCAACACCCGGCACCTCATCTTCGGGGTGCCCGCCCTCGTGGCCTGGGTGTCCCGGTAGGAACGGGGggccctgggcacccccagagccccgggGGCCGTGGCtgacagcccctgtgcccccaggttTGTGACACTGGTCCCTGGGGACGTCCTGCTGACGGGGACCCCCGCGGGAGTGGGGCTCTTTCGCCAACCGCCCGTTTTCCTGAAGGTGAGGGGAActgggggctcgggggggacacggggaccccAGTGGGGACAGGTGCCACCGCGCCCCTCCCTTGCAGCCCGGTGACGAGGTGCAGTGTGAGATTGAGGAGCTGGGCACCATCTGCAACAGGGTGGTGTGACggtggagaggagccccaggacCCACCTCCCCCAGGGGGATCAATAAATCCACAagcctctgctctctgtgccctgtTTATGGGTCTGGGGGCTACAGCTGGGTGAACTGCTGGATGAAGGCTGCCAGCCTCTCCCGGCTGGAAGCAGactggaagggctgggagagctgcagggcgGGTCCCGTGGGggtctgcagctcctccagcacctgGGGGGGGCAGCGAGgtcaggaggggagggagggggcagcaaaaagctggagagggggctgggggagctgtgctTACCCCCATGTCCTTGAAactctgcagggagctcagggccAGGCTCCTGTCGGGGTACCCTGTGGGGAGAGAGACCCCCGGGGAACCCCCAAATGCACCTCAAGGACCCTCAGCCTGGCTCGGGGGTCACTGAAGCAAGACCCCCCCACTGTGActcaccatcctcatcctcgGCCAGGAATTCCAGCAGTGCCTCCACGTagtcctgctctgcagtggggaGGGGGGTCAGATCCCacctctggggctgcagccgtgcctcagtgtccccagggagTCCCAGGGgcttccccaggctggggggtCCTACCGGGCTGGGGCCAGGGGGGTCTCTGCAGGAACTCCACGGCGCGGCCGTAGGTCAGCAGCACGGGGCTCAGCAGGcggcagaggaagaggaggaagccGGGGAAGCCCTGGGGCTCTTGGAGCTGTGGGGGGGTACACGGCCAGGTTTGGGGGACACCGcgctccccccagccccgggggcaGTGGGGGACCCCCAGTACCTTGTAGCACTGCTTGGGGACGCCGTGCTCGCCGTCGCTGTCGCTGTCATCCGTGAAGAAGCCCAGGGACTGTCCCCGCCCGAGGTGCCGCGGGGCCACGTCACAGCCCCAGCGCTCGCCCTCtgcctgtggggacagcagtgccacccaccctgcccctgtgccccacggggggacagcagtgccacccaccctgcccctgtgccccgggggagccctggggaggggggtcacccacctcctcctcctccagcagccccccaAGGATGAGCTTGTCCAGGATGTCCAGGCTGTGGCAGTCGGGAGgccggcagggctggggacacagcgcAGGGGTGACAGGCCAgcccggtgtccccagctgggctgggggtgacagGCCAGCCCCGTGTGCCCacctggagccccagcagggtggggggcagcagctgcagcagctccaggatctTGTGGAGCAGCTCGTCCCGGCTCAGCACGATCCTGGTGAGGCTGGAGGGCGGCCCCAGGAtgggcagcacctccagcagcagggcacgGATGGCACaggctgaggggacagggctgtcacCAGCTGCAGAGTCACTGAATACCCCAGTGCCCGTGACCCCTGGCATCCCCACTGCCCAGGGTCAATAATCCCCCGCATGCCCAATTTCCCCAGTGCCCCTTACCCTGGGGGCACTGAATCCCCCATGTCACCAtctccctgctgtcccaaatcccaatgTCACTGACAATATAAACACCCCTGGCTGTtctccagcctgcagccacCACCCCTTCCCGGTGTCACCCAttcccccagtgcccctgggcCCCGGTGTCACCCATTCTcacacatccctgctccctggtgCCGCCGCTGTCCCCACTCACCGCCCACGGCCTCCCCGGCCAGCTGGTGCCGGACCCCCCCTGCCAGGCGTCCCAGCCGCGCCCGGGCCGAggcctgggggggctgcagcaggcgcagggggggctgcagcaggggctgcagcaggtgcaggctgtgccccagcagcgCCCGCAGCTGCCCCGAGAAGCCcacggcccggccccgcagcagcagctgctccagcagctccgaGAAATCCCACATCAGCcggggcagcagcaccacctggggacacaggggattCCcgctgggaatgctgctctgggggcagagAGCGTGGAACCCAAACCCTTCTCCCACCTCCTGgtgcctgtgcagcagcagggctgcggTGATCCCCACGGCCgtgacagcagagcaggctctggaATCTGCAGCGGGACAGGAGCACTCGTTGTCCAGGGGGGATTTACCTACCCCCCATTCCTGAGCAGAGAATGCCATCCCAAGGGACGCAGGGACCCCCCCCTCACCGCTCAGCGCGTGCAGCCCCAGCGCCGTCACCAGAATCTCCTCTTCAGTCCCCAGAGTGGGACCCGAATTCCCCACACTCCCCACGTCCAGCGGGCTGGGAAGTCGGGATGAGAGGGGtgaggagagggctgggggcagagatGCCAGGGCAAAGGGGAACGCTGCCCCCCAAGGGGCTCAGCTCCTCACCGCCTGCCCAGGAtggtgggaagcagcagctgctccgGGGGACTCCCTCTGAGGATGGGCCCCACCAGGTTGTTGTCCAGAAATTCCTGGGGATGAGGGTGAAGCAGCCTGTGGGTGCTCACAGCcctcagcaccaggagctcaCCCTggatccccagggctgggagcagcacagacatcCCCAGGATGGATTCCAGCTCCCCCCGGGCAGCCCAAAGCCCAGCAACACCCCAGGAAGGGTGTCCCAGTGCAGGGTGGATGCAGGGGATGGATCCACAGCTGGCGTACCCGTAAGGAGAAGGGCTGAGAGAAatccacctgggcacagccacggcgctggcagcacagggcccGGAACGCTGCCCGCAGACAcgagcccagccccaggggctcgGGGGGCTGCCACGACAGGGCATCCAGGGCTTAGTGGCAGACTGGGGGGATGCCACCCCCAGGGATGCCCCCAGAGACCTGGGCCATGCCTCTCCCTAGGCATCTCCCCAGGGACTGAGGGGAGCGCTGCTgagccccctgagcccctctCACCgctccagcctgctccagcctgcccgGGGCCACGTCGTAGGCGATTCCCACCGGGACCAGCAGGGCGTCGGGCACGGCCCCGGCGCGCAGCGCCCGCAGCAGGCGGAGCAGCCAGCGCCGCGCGGGCTCCGCCAGCCGCAGGAACGCCGACGGCTCCTCCAGGAACAGCACCAGCGGCTGGCGGCTCCGCAGCACCTCCTGCACGTACTGGGGACACACCGGGGCTACTGGGAGCGGCCAGCACCTCCCCGAGGGCTCCAGGGGGATTTTTCAGCACCTACCGCGTCCAGCACGGCCCCTGGGAGCCCCTCATCTCGCTCACTCCATGTTGGGGCCATTCCTGAAGGCAGGAAAATCCCTCCCAGGCGTTGGAGCAGGGACCTGGTGAGGGCAGGACACCGTGGGCACCCCTGCATGGCCCTGGATCCTCTGGGAGCATCCCTGGTGCTGCCTTACCTCAGGCGAGGGCTGGTCCCGGTGCTCACGgccaccctgggcagccccacgccctgggacagcaggaggaaggagagcaggggcCCGTCCAGCGGGGACTGGTGGCTGCACAGGAACACCAGCGGCACCTCGGGCTGCAGGGGAGGCATCCCGGGTGAATTCCTGGCGTTCCAGGGCCGGggagggccgggccgggctccctACCGTCCTGGCAGCTCGCAGCACCATCTCCAGCTGCCCCCGGTGCAGCTGCACGCCCAGGAACACGCGGGTCAGGAGCTTGGGGAGCAGCCAGTGGCACAGCCTGCGGGAAAAATGGCAATGAGGAActctgccagggacagggctgccccaaaaccccaaaatccctgctcaaAACTCCCACTTTTATCACACGTCAAAGGTTGGGTGTGATGAGACATCCTCCTTTCCACTGGCAACCAGAGCTGCCACTGGGAATCCTGCATTATTCTGCATTCCCTCCATCTTCCTGTCCCACTTTGGGATCCCCAAATGCTCTTATTCCCAGGGGAATACCTGCCCTTTAACAGCTCAAAAGTACTCTTTATTCCCACTGGGTCAGACAGGCAATaaggccccaaatccccagctGTCAGTgatgggatgggaaagggaaaaggaaagttttctctgcttccatccctcctgtggggtttggatttttcccACTCCAGTTCCTCAGAAGGAATTGGGGGAACGGCTCCAGGAGCTAGAGAGGACTCTGAGGGCAGCCAGCCAAAGAATCCCAAAACATCTCCTGAAATATGCCAGCACATCCCCCAGAAGGATCCCAGGAACCACCCAAGGATCCATGTGCACCCCCCAGAAGGATCTGCATCCATCCCCCAAAGCATTTCCCCTCAAGCCCCCTGACCTCAGCAGCAGGGGGGACAGTGGGGCCTGGATTTCCCCCAGGATCTGGCAGATCTCCTCCTTGCAGCACCGCTGGGACCCCTCATCCCCTCTGGGGCCAGGCTCCGGGCTGGAGGCAGCATCCTGCaccctggggagagcagggcagccagggggaGCACCCAGCATCCACGTGTTGGGGTGCAGCGAGCCTCGCTGGGCTCCAGAAGGATCCCCAGGACTGGGGGGCggccccagctgcccccaccCACCTCGTGCTGCTGCAGATCCGCTCCAGGAGCTCCCCGGGGC containing:
- the LOC115912535 gene encoding calsenilin-like, which encodes MGIQGMELCAVAVVILLFIAVLKQFGILEPISAEDSGDPDVELPTARHPPEGLEQLLARTKFTKSELQSLYRGFKNECPSGLVDEETFTLIYSRFFPHGDASSYAHFLFDAFDADRNGALCFQDFALGLSVLLRGTEQQKLKWTFDLYDVNKDGYVSKEDMLEIMKSIYAMMGQPAPGQSAPAQHVELFFQKMDRNGDGVVTFEEFLATCQEDKDIMSSMQIFHSVL
- the LOC115912532 gene encoding fumarylacetoacetate hydrolase domain-containing protein 2-like, which translates into the protein MRGALRLVRFRGAAGGGPRLGLEEAPGGDLVDLSAAEPELPRSMREFLEIGPRGLELAQRALRSGQHRVPRGAARLLAPVGDPQKVICVGLNYHDHCREQAAKVPREPLIFSKFPSAIAGPFDDIVHPQDTSELDWEVELAAVIGKRGRHIEESVALEHVLGFTVANDVSARDWQRRNGRQWLLSKTFDTFCPLGPAIVTREAVPDVHNLWIRCSVNGQRMQDSNTRHLIFGVPALVAWVSRFVTLVPGDVLLTGTPAGVGLFRQPPVFLKPGDEVQCEIEELGTICNRVV
- the GPAT2 gene encoding glycerol-3-phosphate acyltransferase 2, mitochondrial isoform X1; the protein is MTPPRIQTWLSPSCPKLDVFIPFLGKYHRPVSVRCCQTCTPRSWDGFYPEELAALGFRDASRLTEADTRFRGWLVRRVCGFLAAWEWEIPAESPGELLERICSSTRVQDAASSPEPGPRGDEGSQRCCKEEICQILGEIQAPLSPLLLRLCHWLLPKLLTRVFLGVQLHRGQLEMVLRAARTPEVPLVFLCSHQSPLDGPLLSFLLLSQGVGLPRVAVSTGTSPRLRSLLQRLGGIFLPSGMAPTWSERDEGLPGAVLDAYVQEVLRSRQPLVLFLEEPSAFLRLAEPARRWLLRLLRALRAGAVPDALLVPVGIAYDVAPGRLEQAGAPPEPLGLGSCLRAAFRALCCQRRGCAQVDFSQPFSLREFLDNNLVGPILRGSPPEQLLLPTILGRRPLDVGSVGNSGPTLGTEEEILVTALGLHALSDSRACSAVTAVGITAALLLHRHQEVGEGFGFHALCPQSSIPSGNPLCPQVVLLPRLMWDFSELLEQLLLRGRAVGFSGQLRALLGHSLHLLQPLLQPPLRLLQPPQASARARLGRLAGGVRHQLAGEAVGACAIRALLLEVLPILGPPSSLTRIVLSRDELLHKILELLQLLPPTLLGLQPCRPPDCHSLDILDKLILGGLLEEEEAEGERWGCDVAPRHLGRGQSLGFFTDDSDSDGEHGVPKQCYKLQEPQGFPGFLLFLCRLLSPVLLTYGRAVEFLQRPPWPQPEQDYVEALLEFLAEDEDGYPDRSLALSSLQSFKDMGVLEELQTPTGPALQLSQPFQSASSRERLAAFIQQFTQL
- the GPAT2 gene encoding glycerol-3-phosphate acyltransferase 2, mitochondrial isoform X2; translation: MTPPRIQTWLSPSCPKLDVFIPFLGKYHRPVSVRCCQTCTPRSWDGFYPEELAALGFRDASRLTEADTRFRGWLVRRVCGFLAAWEWEIPAESPGELLERICSSTRVQDAASSPEPGPRGDEGSQRCCKEEICQILGEIQAPLSPLLLRLCHWLLPKLLTRVFLGVQLHRGQLEMVLRAARTPEVPLVFLCSHQSPLDGPLLSFLLLSQGVGLPRVAVSTGTSPRLRSLLQRLGGIFLPSGMAPTWSERDEGLPGAVLDAYVQEVLRSRQPLVLFLEEPSAFLRLAEPARRWLLRLLRALRAGAVPDALLVPVGIAYDVAPGRLEQAGAPPEPLGLGSCLRAAFRALCCQRRGCAQVDFSQPFSLREFLDNNLVGPILRGSPPEQLLLPTILGRRPLDVGSVGNSGPTLGTEEEILVTALGLHALSDSRACSAVTAVGITAALLLHRHQEVVLLPRLMWDFSELLEQLLLRGRAVGFSGQLRALLGHSLHLLQPLLQPPLRLLQPPQASARARLGRLAGGVRHQLAGEAVGACAIRALLLEVLPILGPPSSLTRIVLSRDELLHKILELLQLLPPTLLGLQPCRPPDCHSLDILDKLILGGLLEEEEAEGERWGCDVAPRHLGRGQSLGFFTDDSDSDGEHGVPKQCYKLQEPQGFPGFLLFLCRLLSPVLLTYGRAVEFLQRPPWPQPEQDYVEALLEFLAEDEDGYPDRSLALSSLQSFKDMGVLEELQTPTGPALQLSQPFQSASSRERLAAFIQQFTQL